Proteins co-encoded in one Actinobacillus succinogenes 130Z genomic window:
- the glyQ gene encoding glycine--tRNA ligase subunit alpha, producing the protein MDAKFNVKTFQGMILALQDYWAQQGCTIVQPFDMEVGAGTSHPMTALRAIGPEPMAFAYVQPSRRPTDGRYGENPNRLQHYYQFQVVIKPSPDNIQELYLGSLKMLGFDPTQHDIRFVEDNWENPTLGAWGLGWEVWLNGMEVTQFTYFQQVGGLECKPVTGEVTYGLERLAMYIQGVDSVYDLVWSDGPLGKTTYGDVFHQNEVEQSTYNFEYADVDFLFECFNKYEQEAKFLLKQEPRMENDKEIWVETALPLPAYERILKAAHSFNLLDARKAISVTERQRYILRIRALTKGVAEAYYASREALGFPGCKK; encoded by the coding sequence ATGGACGCAAAATTTAACGTTAAAACTTTCCAAGGTATGATTCTCGCCCTGCAGGATTACTGGGCGCAACAAGGCTGCACTATTGTGCAGCCCTTCGATATGGAAGTAGGCGCCGGCACTTCGCACCCGATGACGGCTCTCCGCGCTATTGGCCCTGAGCCGATGGCGTTCGCTTATGTGCAACCGTCACGCCGTCCGACCGACGGTCGTTACGGTGAAAACCCGAACCGCCTGCAACACTATTATCAATTCCAAGTGGTAATCAAGCCTTCCCCGGACAACATTCAAGAGCTGTATTTAGGCTCGCTGAAAATGCTCGGCTTCGATCCGACTCAACACGATATTCGCTTCGTGGAAGATAACTGGGAAAACCCGACCTTAGGCGCTTGGGGCTTAGGCTGGGAAGTCTGGCTAAACGGAATGGAAGTCACCCAATTTACCTATTTCCAACAAGTGGGCGGTTTAGAATGTAAACCGGTTACCGGCGAAGTAACCTATGGTTTAGAACGTTTGGCGATGTATATTCAAGGCGTGGACAGCGTGTACGATTTAGTATGGTCTGACGGCCCGCTCGGTAAAACCACCTACGGCGATGTATTCCATCAAAACGAAGTGGAGCAATCGACCTACAACTTCGAATATGCCGATGTGGATTTCCTGTTCGAATGTTTCAATAAATACGAACAAGAAGCTAAATTTCTGTTGAAACAAGAACCTCGCATGGAAAACGACAAAGAAATTTGGGTGGAAACCGCATTACCGTTACCGGCTTACGAACGTATTTTAAAAGCGGCACACAGCTTCAACTTACTTGACGCCCGCAAAGCGATTTCCGTCACCGAACGTCAACGCTATATCTTACGCATCCGCGCGCTGACCAAAGGCGTGGCGGAAGCCTATTATGCGAGCCGTGAGGCACTTGGTTTTCCGGGGTGTAAGAAGTAG
- the aqpZ gene encoding aquaporin Z produces MKKIFAEFFGTFWLVFGGCGSAVLAAAYPELGIGFAGVALAFGLTVLTMAYAVGHISGGHFNPAVTLGLVAGGRFQGKDAVGYIIAQVLGGIVGAAVLYAIASGKADFDAVAGGFASNGFGEHSPNGYSFGAVVIAEIVLTAFFLIIIHGATDKRAPAGFAPIAIGLALTLIHLISIPVSNTSVNPARSTAVAVFQGGWALDQLWVFWVAPIVGGIIGGLIYRALLESRD; encoded by the coding sequence ATGAAAAAAATATTTGCCGAATTCTTCGGTACATTCTGGCTGGTATTCGGCGGTTGCGGTTCCGCCGTATTAGCCGCGGCTTATCCGGAATTAGGCATCGGCTTTGCCGGTGTGGCGTTGGCTTTCGGTTTAACCGTATTAACCATGGCTTATGCGGTCGGTCATATTTCAGGCGGTCATTTTAATCCGGCAGTCACTTTAGGTTTGGTTGCCGGCGGCCGCTTTCAAGGCAAAGATGCCGTCGGTTACATCATTGCGCAAGTATTAGGCGGGATCGTCGGTGCGGCAGTGCTTTATGCCATTGCGTCCGGTAAAGCGGATTTTGATGCGGTTGCCGGCGGATTTGCTTCAAACGGCTTCGGAGAACATTCGCCTAACGGTTATTCCTTCGGTGCCGTGGTGATTGCGGAAATCGTGTTAACCGCATTTTTCTTAATTATCATCCACGGTGCAACGGATAAACGCGCTCCGGCAGGTTTTGCGCCAATCGCCATCGGTTTGGCTTTAACCTTAATCCATTTAATCAGTATTCCCGTTTCCAATACTTCCGTGAACCCGGCGCGTTCCACCGCAGTTGCCGTATTCCAAGGCGGCTGGGCGTTGGACCAATTATGGGTTTTCTGGGTAGCACCAATCGTAGGCGGTATTATCGGCGGATTAATTTATCGTGCTTTATTAGAAAGCAGAGACTAA
- the ilvM gene encoding acetolactate synthase 2 small subunit yields MIQTEMTIVANHRPEVLERILRVVRHRGFTVTCLKMLLENEKVWLDLTVASDRDACQLMKQIAKLFDVVDVTCESCE; encoded by the coding sequence ATGATACAAACCGAAATGACCATCGTGGCAAATCACCGCCCTGAAGTATTGGAACGCATTTTACGCGTGGTACGTCATCGCGGATTTACCGTCACCTGTCTGAAAATGCTGCTGGAAAACGAAAAAGTCTGGTTGGATTTAACCGTCGCCAGCGATCGCGACGCCTGCCAATTGATGAAACAGATTGCGAAACTGTTCGATGTGGTGGACGTGACCTGCGAAAGCTGCGAATAA
- the crcB gene encoding fluoride efflux transporter CrcB, translating to MWQSLLLVGGGAALGASARWVLGVWLNPLFGHLAFGTLIANYTGCFIIGVCTACFWQFPQLSAAVKLFMITGFLGGLTTFSSFSAEVVENVLQGKIGWAFAIMNLHLLGCLVFTFLGIFLTALCWK from the coding sequence ATGTGGCAGTCACTGTTACTGGTCGGCGGCGGCGCGGCATTAGGCGCTTCCGCCCGCTGGGTGTTGGGCGTGTGGCTGAATCCGCTGTTCGGCCATCTCGCTTTCGGCACGCTGATTGCCAACTATACCGGTTGTTTCATCATCGGCGTTTGCACCGCATGCTTCTGGCAATTCCCGCAGCTCAGCGCCGCCGTTAAGTTATTTATGATTACCGGTTTTCTCGGCGGTCTCACCACGTTTTCCTCCTTTTCCGCCGAAGTGGTGGAAAACGTTCTGCAGGGCAAAATCGGCTGGGCCTTCGCTATTATGAACCTGCACCTGCTCGGCTGCCTTGTTTTCACATTTTTAGGCATTTTTCTGACCGCACTTTGCTGGAAATAG
- a CDS encoding Cof-type HAD-IIB family hydrolase, translating to MKQFPFRTFVSDMDGTLLNDRHVVGDFTRTTLEKLSGRGVDIILATGRGYTDVSFILNSMDVENAAMVTANGAEVHDLKGNLIYSNYLPEELAFDIMQESFNTDNICLNTYQGDEWFINVDLPALMKYHKESGFSYQVADFAAHHGRQTQKVFFIGRSLEDLLPLEKRLRAKYGEHTSIMYSTPQCLEIMNKNVSKATALSALVEQRDYELTDCIAFGDGMNDIEMLTEVGKGCVMGNADVRMAEQVPHLERIGFNKDEAVASYARAVFGIY from the coding sequence ATGAAACAATTTCCCTTTCGCACCTTTGTTTCCGACATGGACGGTACGTTGCTGAACGACCGGCATGTAGTAGGCGATTTCACCCGTACTACGCTGGAAAAACTCAGCGGACGCGGCGTTGATATCATTCTCGCCACCGGTCGCGGTTACACGGACGTCTCGTTTATTCTGAACAGCATGGATGTAGAGAATGCCGCTATGGTCACCGCCAACGGCGCAGAAGTGCATGATTTAAAGGGTAATTTAATTTACAGCAACTACCTGCCGGAAGAATTGGCATTCGATATCATGCAGGAAAGTTTTAATACGGACAACATCTGTCTGAACACCTACCAAGGCGACGAATGGTTCATCAACGTGGATTTACCGGCTTTGATGAAATACCACAAAGAATCGGGCTTTAGCTACCAAGTGGCGGATTTCGCCGCCCATCACGGACGCCAAACCCAAAAAGTATTTTTTATCGGACGTTCTTTGGAAGATTTACTGCCGTTGGAAAAACGCTTGCGGGCAAAATACGGCGAACATACTTCCATTATGTATTCCACTCCGCAATGCCTGGAAATAATGAACAAAAACGTCTCAAAAGCCACCGCACTTTCCGCCTTGGTAGAACAACGGGATTACGAACTGACGGACTGTATAGCTTTCGGCGACGGCATGAACGACATCGAGATGCTTACCGAAGTGGGCAAAGGCTGCGTCATGGGCAACGCGGACGTACGCATGGCGGAACAGGTGCCCCATTTGGAACGCATCGGATTCAACAAAGACGAAGCGGTAGCGAGTTATGCCCGCGCCGTTTTCGGGATTTACTGA
- a CDS encoding UDP-glucose:protein N-beta-glucosyltransferase yields MTEQKKNPSVELFEQAVVEKNYEAACTELLNILAKIDGQFGNITGIDCRMPIQLANENLVQDKHVYFCTRMATAITALFSDKALSVSDSGAQRFFMFQRWLSLIFASSPYINADHILQVYNQNSEPGSSDIRIDNNPASLVKFCIMYLPESNLNVNLDILWNLNPTLCASLCFALQSPRFIGTQAAFSKRNTILQWFPARLATLPDLNNVPSAISHDVYMHCSYDVAANKHQVKHALNQVIRRHIELLGWQDRDVSRIGNKNGKPVMVVVLEHFHSAHSIYRTHSTSMRAAREHFYLLGIGGEAVDQLGRDVFDEFRQIQGNSLKDKMEFVRNICEEFAAAILYMPSIGMDLLPIFLSNTRLAPIQAIALGHPATTHSPYIEYVVVEDDYVGSEDCFSETLLRLPKDALPYVPSALAPKAVNYKLRENPEVVNIGIASTTMKLNPYFLEALKAIRDRAKVKVHFHFALGQSQGITHPYVTRFIKSYLGDDATAHPHTPYHQYLEILNHCDMMVNPFPFGNTNGIIDMVTLGLVGVCKTGPEVHEHIDEGLFKRLGLPEWLIAKTVDEYVERAVRLAENHTERLALRLHIIENNGLQALFTGDPSPMGRTFSAKLTEWADKNGVILAGWPVKKEKKITDKKSVASKSTAKKTETKKTTATKKRTTNGKA; encoded by the coding sequence ATGACGGAGCAGAAAAAAAATCCAAGCGTCGAACTCTTCGAACAAGCTGTCGTAGAAAAAAACTATGAAGCGGCTTGTACGGAGTTACTGAATATTTTGGCGAAAATCGACGGCCAATTCGGCAATATCACGGGCATTGACTGCCGAATGCCGATTCAGTTGGCAAATGAAAATCTGGTACAGGATAAACATGTTTATTTTTGTACCCGCATGGCGACGGCAATCACCGCTTTGTTCAGCGATAAAGCTTTGTCGGTTTCCGATTCCGGCGCGCAGCGTTTCTTTATGTTTCAACGTTGGCTTTCTTTGATCTTCGCCAGTTCGCCTTATATCAATGCGGATCACATTTTGCAGGTTTATAACCAAAATTCGGAGCCGGGTTCATCGGATATCCGCATCGATAACAACCCCGCTTCATTGGTAAAGTTCTGTATTATGTATTTGCCGGAGTCGAATTTAAATGTAAATCTGGATATCCTGTGGAATTTAAATCCGACCCTTTGCGCATCTTTATGTTTTGCTCTGCAGTCACCGCGTTTTATCGGTACTCAAGCGGCATTTTCCAAACGAAACACTATTCTGCAATGGTTCCCTGCCCGATTGGCAACCCTACCGGATTTGAACAATGTACCGAGCGCTATTTCCCACGATGTGTATATGCACTGCAGTTATGATGTCGCCGCCAATAAACATCAGGTGAAACACGCCTTAAATCAAGTTATTCGTCGCCATATCGAACTGCTCGGCTGGCAGGATCGCGATGTTTCCCGCATCGGTAATAAAAACGGTAAACCGGTTATGGTCGTGGTGCTGGAACATTTCCATTCCGCTCATTCCATTTACCGTACCCATTCCACTTCTATGCGGGCGGCGCGCGAACATTTTTATCTGCTCGGTATCGGCGGCGAAGCGGTGGATCAGTTGGGTCGCGATGTGTTCGACGAATTTCGCCAAATACAGGGGAACAGCCTGAAAGATAAAATGGAATTCGTGCGTAACATCTGCGAAGAATTCGCTGCGGCAATTCTTTATATGCCGTCCATCGGCATGGATTTACTGCCGATTTTCCTGAGCAATACGCGCTTGGCGCCGATTCAGGCGATTGCCTTAGGACATCCGGCGACCACGCATTCGCCATATATTGAATATGTGGTGGTGGAAGACGATTATGTGGGGTCGGAAGACTGTTTTAGCGAAACCCTGTTGCGTTTACCGAAAGACGCACTGCCTTACGTGCCTTCCGCACTTGCACCGAAAGCGGTAAATTATAAGTTGCGGGAAAATCCTGAAGTGGTGAACATCGGAATTGCTTCCACCACAATGAAATTAAATCCGTACTTTTTAGAAGCCTTAAAAGCCATTCGCGATCGCGCGAAAGTGAAAGTGCACTTCCACTTTGCGTTAGGGCAATCGCAAGGTATCACTCATCCCTATGTCACGCGTTTCATCAAGTCGTATTTAGGCGATGATGCCACGGCTCATCCGCATACACCGTATCATCAGTATCTGGAAATTCTGAATCATTGTGACATGATGGTGAACCCGTTCCCGTTCGGTAATACTAACGGCATTATCGACATGGTGACATTGGGTTTGGTAGGCGTGTGCAAAACCGGTCCGGAAGTACACGAGCACATCGACGAAGGCTTGTTTAAACGTCTCGGTTTGCCGGAATGGCTGATTGCCAAGACGGTGGACGAATATGTGGAACGCGCCGTCCGTCTGGCGGAAAATCATACTGAACGTCTGGCGTTGCGTCTGCATATTATCGAAAATAACGGTTTGCAAGCCTTATTCACCGGCGATCCGAGTCCGATGGGACGCACTTTTTCAGCCAAATTAACCGAATGGGCGGATAAAAACGGCGTGATTTTAGCCGGGTGGCCGGTAAAAAAAGAAAAAAAGATAACGGACAAAAAATCCGTCGCTTCCAAGTCTACGGCTAAAAAAACGGAAACGAAGAAAACGACAGCGACAAAAAAGCGGACAACCAACGGTAAAGCCTAA
- the glyS gene encoding glycine--tRNA ligase subunit beta, translating to MTTENFFAEIGTEELPPKALKKLATAFAENVENELKQAGLAFDKVEWFAAPRRLAVKVLNLAANQPSKEIEKRGPAVSAAFDAEGKPTKAAEGWARGCGITVDQAERLVTDKGEWLVHRAVIEGQPTKNLMLDIIAKSLANLPIPKTMRWGDKNVQFVRPVHTVTLLLGGELIEGEILGIASGRTIRGHRFLGEREFQISHADQYPSLLEEKGCVIADFNKRREMILTKSQEKATALGGVADIEDDLLDEVTSLVEFPNVLTAKFEERFLAVPAEALVYTMKGDQKYFPIYDKEGKLLPHFIFVSNINPVDPMPIIEGNEKVVRPRLSDAEFFFNTDKKQRLEDLLPRLQTVLFQQQLGTLLDKTKRIQSLAGEIAGQIGADKAKAERAGLLSKCDLMTNMVFEFTDTQGVMGMHYARHDGEDEEVAVALNEQYMPRFAGDNLPNSLVASSVALADKFDTLTGIFGIGQAPKGSADPFALRRAALGALRIIVEKNLSLDLADLVKKSAALFGDKLTNANVVDDVVDFMLGRFRAWYQDGGIAVDVIQAVLARRPTKPADFDARVRAVSHFRTLDSAEALAAANKRVSNILAKVAGEIRSEIDRTLLLEAEEKALAEQVLALQSELAPVFAKGDYQTALDRLACLREVVDNFFDKVMVNAEDEKLRQNRQAMLNVLRNLFLQVADISLLQ from the coding sequence ATGACAACCGAAAACTTCTTCGCCGAAATCGGCACAGAAGAGCTGCCGCCGAAGGCGCTCAAAAAACTCGCAACCGCGTTTGCGGAAAATGTAGAAAACGAATTGAAGCAAGCGGGCTTAGCATTCGACAAAGTAGAATGGTTTGCCGCACCTCGTCGTTTGGCGGTGAAGGTGTTGAACCTTGCAGCCAACCAACCGAGTAAAGAAATCGAAAAACGCGGACCGGCGGTGTCAGCGGCGTTTGATGCGGAAGGCAAACCGACCAAAGCGGCGGAAGGTTGGGCTCGCGGTTGCGGTATTACTGTGGATCAAGCCGAACGTCTTGTAACCGATAAAGGCGAATGGTTGGTGCACCGTGCCGTAATCGAAGGACAACCGACTAAAAATTTAATGCTCGATATCATCGCGAAATCGCTGGCGAATCTGCCGATTCCGAAAACCATGCGTTGGGGTGATAAAAACGTGCAGTTTGTGCGTCCGGTACATACGGTCACATTATTGCTTGGCGGTGAATTAATCGAAGGTGAAATTTTAGGTATTGCAAGCGGCAGAACGATTCGTGGACACCGTTTCTTGGGCGAAAGAGAATTTCAAATTTCCCACGCCGACCAATATCCTTCTTTATTGGAAGAAAAAGGCTGCGTGATTGCCGATTTCAATAAACGTCGCGAAATGATTTTGACAAAATCTCAGGAAAAAGCGACCGCACTTGGCGGCGTAGCGGATATTGAAGACGATTTGTTAGACGAAGTAACATCGCTTGTTGAGTTCCCGAACGTATTAACGGCGAAATTTGAAGAGCGTTTCTTAGCGGTGCCGGCGGAAGCCTTGGTTTACACCATGAAAGGCGACCAAAAATATTTCCCGATTTACGATAAAGAGGGCAAATTATTACCGCACTTTATTTTTGTATCAAATATTAATCCGGTCGACCCAATGCCGATTATCGAAGGCAACGAAAAAGTGGTTCGCCCGCGTTTGTCCGATGCGGAATTCTTCTTCAATACCGATAAAAAACAGCGTTTAGAAGATCTGTTACCGCGTTTGCAAACCGTGTTGTTCCAACAACAATTAGGCACATTACTCGATAAAACCAAACGTATTCAATCGCTCGCGGGCGAAATCGCCGGCCAAATCGGGGCGGATAAAGCTAAAGCGGAGCGTGCGGGTTTGCTGTCAAAATGTGATTTGATGACCAATATGGTATTCGAATTTACCGACACCCAAGGCGTGATGGGTATGCACTACGCACGTCACGACGGTGAAGACGAAGAAGTGGCGGTGGCGTTAAACGAACAGTATATGCCGCGTTTTGCCGGCGATAATTTGCCGAACAGCTTGGTGGCGAGTAGTGTCGCTCTCGCGGATAAATTCGATACGCTCACCGGGATTTTCGGTATCGGGCAGGCCCCGAAAGGCAGTGCCGACCCGTTCGCTTTACGCCGTGCGGCATTAGGAGCGTTGCGTATTATCGTGGAGAAAAACCTGTCGTTAGATTTAGCCGATTTAGTGAAAAAATCAGCGGCACTGTTCGGCGATAAATTAACGAATGCGAATGTGGTTGATGATGTGGTGGACTTTATGCTTGGACGCTTCCGCGCCTGGTATCAAGACGGAGGGATTGCGGTGGACGTGATTCAAGCCGTACTCGCTCGTCGTCCAACCAAACCTGCGGACTTTGATGCCCGTGTGCGTGCGGTGTCCCATTTCCGCACGCTTGATTCAGCGGAAGCCCTGGCGGCGGCGAATAAACGCGTCAGCAACATTCTTGCCAAAGTAGCCGGTGAAATCCGTTCGGAAATCGACCGCACTTTGTTGCTGGAAGCGGAGGAAAAAGCCTTGGCGGAACAAGTGCTGGCATTGCAATCGGAACTGGCGCCGGTATTTGCCAAAGGGGACTACCAAACGGCGTTGGATCGTTTAGCGTGTTTACGCGAAGTCGTTGATAACTTCTTCGATAAAGTGATGGTGAATGCGGAAGATGAAAAACTGCGTCAAAACCGTCAGGCAATGTTAAATGTGTTGCGCAATCTGTTCTTGCAGGTGGCGGATATTTCCTTATTGCAATAA
- the metJ gene encoding met regulon transcriptional regulator MetJ, which translates to MANWDGKYISPYVEHGKKSEQVKKITVSIPIKVLEILTNERTRRQIKNLRHATNSELLCEAFLHAFTGQPLPTDSDLLKERHDEIPEYAKQIMRESGVDPEEWEY; encoded by the coding sequence ATGGCGAATTGGGACGGGAAATATATCAGCCCTTACGTAGAACACGGTAAAAAGAGCGAACAGGTGAAGAAAATCACGGTGTCGATTCCGATTAAGGTCTTGGAGATTTTGACCAACGAACGTACCCGACGTCAAATTAAAAACCTGCGTCACGCCACTAACAGCGAATTGTTGTGCGAAGCGTTTCTGCACGCTTTCACCGGACAACCGTTGCCAACGGACAGCGATTTGCTGAAAGAACGCCATGACGAAATTCCCGAGTATGCCAAACAAATAATGCGCGAATCGGGCGTTGATCCGGAAGAATGGGAATATTAA
- the ilvG gene encoding acetolactate synthase 2 catalytic subunit, with amino-acid sequence MNGARLVTECLKAHGVTTVFGYPGGAIMPVYDALYDSGIEHFLCRNEQGAAIEAIGYARARGNDAVGVCIATSGPGATNLITGLGDALMDSIPVVAITGQVGRGLIGTDAFQEADVLGLSLGCTKHSFIVRNIDELPDVFAKAFQIASSGRPGPVLIDIPKDVQFAETQLQPVVLEKLNPAAVNADELKSAVELLKVSKRPVVYVGGGVGMAHAVPALRRFLEISRIPSVSTLKGLGAVLPTDPYYMGMIGMHGTKAANYATQEADLLIVLGARFDDRVTGKLTSFASDAKVIHADIDAAEIGKLRRADVALKGDLEQVLEGLAMPLDIQPWREDVLRLKQDFDFTYQENQGDGDINPNWLLHTLSRRKAENAVVVTDVGQHQMWAAQHMRHFAPENFITSAGFGTMGFGLPAAIGAQKARPEDDVILVTGDGSIMMNIQELGAVKSGHVPVKILLLDNQRLGMVRQWQSLFFHGRHSATVLDDNPDFVTLASAFGIAGERIEKANEVSDALDRLLNAEDAYFLHVCIHEDENVWPLVPPGACNTDMIEEMS; translated from the coding sequence ATGAACGGTGCAAGACTAGTCACAGAATGTTTGAAAGCTCACGGCGTAACCACTGTGTTCGGCTATCCGGGCGGGGCGATCATGCCCGTATACGATGCGCTGTATGACAGCGGTATCGAACATTTCCTTTGTCGTAACGAACAGGGGGCGGCGATAGAGGCGATCGGTTACGCACGGGCACGCGGTAATGACGCCGTCGGTGTCTGTATCGCCACTTCCGGCCCCGGCGCCACCAACCTGATTACCGGCTTGGGCGACGCCTTAATGGACAGCATTCCGGTGGTCGCCATCACCGGACAGGTAGGACGCGGGTTGATTGGTACCGACGCATTCCAGGAAGCGGATGTGCTGGGCCTTTCCCTCGGTTGTACCAAACACAGTTTCATCGTGCGTAATATCGACGAATTGCCCGATGTGTTCGCCAAAGCCTTCCAAATTGCCTCAAGCGGCAGACCGGGCCCCGTTCTGATTGATATTCCGAAAGACGTTCAATTCGCCGAAACCCAATTACAACCGGTCGTGCTGGAGAAATTAAATCCTGCCGCCGTGAATGCCGACGAACTGAAAAGTGCGGTGGAATTATTGAAAGTTTCCAAACGTCCGGTGGTGTATGTGGGCGGCGGCGTCGGTATGGCGCATGCGGTACCGGCGTTACGTCGTTTTCTGGAAATCAGCCGAATCCCAAGCGTTTCCACGTTAAAAGGATTGGGCGCGGTATTACCGACGGATCCGTATTATATGGGGATGATCGGCATGCACGGCACAAAGGCAGCCAATTATGCTACCCAGGAAGCGGATTTACTTATCGTACTCGGCGCGCGTTTTGATGATCGCGTCACCGGCAAATTAACCTCTTTCGCCTCCGATGCCAAAGTGATTCATGCGGATATTGATGCGGCGGAAATCGGTAAATTACGCCGTGCGGATGTGGCGTTGAAAGGCGATTTGGAGCAAGTGCTGGAAGGGCTTGCCATGCCGTTGGATATTCAGCCTTGGCGCGAAGACGTGTTGCGGTTAAAACAGGATTTCGATTTTACCTATCAGGAAAATCAGGGTGACGGCGATATTAACCCGAACTGGTTGCTGCATACTTTGTCCCGTCGCAAAGCGGAAAATGCCGTAGTGGTGACGGATGTGGGACAGCATCAAATGTGGGCGGCGCAACACATGCGGCATTTCGCGCCGGAAAACTTCATTACATCCGCCGGTTTCGGCACCATGGGATTCGGTTTACCGGCGGCTATCGGCGCGCAAAAAGCCCGTCCTGAAGACGATGTAATTTTAGTCACCGGCGACGGCTCCATTATGATGAATATTCAGGAACTGGGTGCGGTGAAATCCGGGCATGTACCGGTTAAGATTCTGTTACTCGATAACCAACGTCTCGGCATGGTGCGTCAATGGCAGTCCCTGTTCTTCCACGGTCGCCACAGTGCCACCGTGTTGGATGACAATCCGGATTTCGTTACCTTGGCTTCCGCTTTCGGTATTGCGGGCGAGCGCATTGAAAAAGCAAACGAAGTCAGCGATGCCCTGGATCGTTTACTGAACGCCGAAGACGCTTATTTCCTGCATGTCTGCATTCATGAAGACGAAAACGTCTGGCCGCTGGTGCCGCCGGGCGCCTGTAACACGGATATGATTGAAGAAATGAGTTAA